acaatagggtgccaattcccaatagccaccctccacacccagcaaaccgcaggcccagagtacagtttgaactgccgagaggcatcacacaGGGGAAGGCCaggctagcaggagaagccaggggactagaGAACGGGCCCTCGTGACTGGGCAGCtagagaccgcccgcccgctggCGACCACccacccgctgcccgcgcgactgggcagctggagaccacccgcccgccggcgaccgcCCGCGGCCCCTGCGACTGGGCAACTGGAGACCAACCGCCTGCCCGCCGGCGACCGGGCAGCTAGACCCCGAGGTGTGGCCCAGCAGGTACGGCGCAGAGACTCTAGGAAGCGGTCTAtagccaggccttcatgaagtagacaaccgggagctgaaaccaaccagagacagaccagtcccacccctccctttggacaccacggcaaggagcctggggcccgccatagcagagaggtgacgtcaccggaGTTCGGCcaacggaattccttcccagcagaatccactttagcaggagagagcagaaacacagcaatcaaacagagctggaaagtaacgtgaacaacatgaaaaaacaagagaataaaggattacaaacaatgcaggacaacttaaatctacaggaggacctagaagcatcagaaacatggatagggaaagaattcaaggcatacctaactcagatggaatggaatattagagaagacatgagacagcaagtccaagcaatgaaagtatattttgaaaacgaattaaacaaacaaattcaaatggcaaagaacgagctttaccaggagatagagattttaaaacaaaaatcaaacagtaaccttgaaatgcaggaaactataaaccaaattaaaaactcaaatgagaatattacaaatagactagatcaagtagaagtcagaacatcagataatgaagacaaagtttatcaacttgaaaagaatatagtcaacacagaaaggatgcttaaatctcaaGAGCagtctattcaagagatatgggatctcatcaaaaaaccaaacttgagagtcatcaggatagaacaaggtatagaggttcaaaccaaaggaatggacaacctattaaatgaaataattctagaaaacttcccagagatgaaagatggaatgattcgccaaatcctggaagcttacaggaccccaaacattcaaaaccataatagaccaactccaagacatataattatgaagatagccaacataaagaacaaggagagaatattaaaagctacgagagaaaggaggcagattacattcaggggtaaaccaatgaggttaacgactgatttttcatcacagactttgaaagcgagaagatcctggaacaatgtatttcaaacgctgaaaaataatggattccaaccaagaatactgtatccagcaaaattaagcttcagatttgacaatgaaattaaaatatttcatgataaacaaaagctaaaagaattcacagccagaaaaccagcactgcaaagcattttgagcaaaatactacaagaagaggaattgaaaaatagcgcccaaaactaacagtgggaggtatctcagtaaagggagaaaaacaaccaaagaggaaaaactagccaaactaaaataaataaataaataaacatgactggaagtacaaaccatatttcaattgtaaccttaaatgttaatgacctaaattcaccaatcaagagacataggctagtaacctggattaaaaaaacaaatccaacaatatgctgccttcaggagacacatatgataggaaaagacacacacaggctgaaggtgaaaggttgggaaaaatcataccactcacatggccctcagaagcaagcaggagtggccatactcatatcgaataaaatcaacttcaaacctaagttaatcaaaagggataaagaaggacactatatactgttaaaaggaaccatccaccaacaagacataacaattatcaatttgtatgcaacaaacaatggtgctgcaacgttcataaaacaaactctcctcaagttcaagagtcaaatagaccacaacacaataattatgggtgacttcaacacaccgctctcgccattggacagatcctccagacaaaagctgaataaagaaactatagaactcaataacacaatcaataacctagacttaaccgacagatatagaatatatcaatcatcatcaagtggatacacgttcttctcagcagcacatggatcctactcaaagatagaccatatattatgccatagggcaactcttagtaaagataaaggtgtggagataataccatgcaccatatctgatcataatggaatgaaactggaaatcaatgataaaagaaggaaggaaaaatcctgcatcacctggaaaatgaagaatatgttactgaatgatcaatgggttacagaagacataaaggaggaatttaaaaattcttagagataaatgacaatacagacacaacataccggaatctatgggacacaatgaaagcagtttttagagggaaattcatttcctggagttctttcctcaaaaaaagaaaaaaccaacaaataaatgaactcacactacacctcaaaaccctagaaaaggaagagcaaaacaacagcaaatgtagtagaagacaagaaataattaaaatcagagcagaaatcaacgaaattgaaacaaaaaaaaccattggaaaaaattgataaaactaaaagttgattctttgaaaaaataaataagatcgacaggcccttagccatgctaacgaagagaagaagagagagaactcaaattactaacatacgggatgaaaaaggcaatatcacaacagacactacagaaatacagaagataattagaaagtattttgaaaccctatattccaataaaatagaagatagtgaagatatcgataaatttcttaagtcatacgatctgcccagattgagtcaggaagacacacacaatctaaacagaccaataacaaaggaagaaatagaagaagccatcaaaagactaccaaccaagaaaagccatggaccagatgggtatacagcggagttctacaaaaccttcaaagaagaattaataccaatacttttcaagctatttcaagaaatagaaaaagaaggagctcttccaaattcactctatgaggccaacatcaccctgatcccaaaaccagacaaagacacttcaaagaaagaaaactacagaccaatatctctaatgaacttggatgtgaaaattctcaataaaatcctggcaaattgaatacaaaagcatatcaaaaaaattgtgcaccatgatcaagtaggattcatccctgggatgcaaggttggttcaatatacagaaatcaataaatgctattcaccacatcaatagacttaaagataagaaccatatgatcatctcgatagatgcagaaaaagcattcaacaaagtacagcatccctttatgttcaaaacactagaaaaactagggataacaggaacatacctcaacattgtaaaagctatatatgctaaacctcaggctagcatcatcctaaatggagaaaaactgaaggtattccctctaaaatctggaacaagacagggatgccctctctcaccacttctattcaatttagttcttgaaatactagccagagcaattagacagacaaaagaaattaaaggcataaaaataggaaaagaagaacttaaattatcactatttgcggatgatatgataatatatctaacagacccaaaagggtctacaatgAAACTgttagagttaataaatgaattcagcaaagtggcaggatataaaatcaacacgcataaatcaaaggcattcctgtatatcagcaacaaaacttctgaaatggaaatgaggaaaaccactccattcacaatatcctcaaagaaaataagatacttgggaatcaacctaacaaaagaggtgaaagatttatacaatgaaaactacagaaccctaaagagagagatagaagaagattttagaagatggaaaaatgtaccctgaaaaaaaagaaaaaagaaaaatgtaccctgttcatggataggcagaactaacatcatcaaaatggcgatattacccaaagttctctacaggtttaatgcgatgccaatcaaaatcccaatggcatttcttgtagaaatagataaagcaatcatgaaattcatatggaaacaaaagacccagaatagcaaaagcaattctaagcaggaagtatgaatctggaggtatagcgataccagacttcaaactatactacagagcaatagtaacaaaaacagcatggtactgataccaaaacaggcgggtggaccaatggtacaaaatagaggacacagagaccaatccacaaaactacaactatcttatatttgataaaggggctaaaagcatgcaatggaggaaggatagcatcttcaacaaatggtgctgggaaaactggaaatccatatgcaacaaaatgaagctgaacccctttctctcgctgtgcacaaaagttaactcaaaatggatcaaagagcttgatatcaaatcagagactctgcacctgatagaagaaaaagttggctccgatctacatattgtggggtcgggctccaaattccttaataggacgcccatagcccaagagttaataacaagaatcaacaaatgggacttacctaaactaaaaagttttttctcagcaagagaaacaataagagaggtaaatagggagcctacatcctgggaacaaatttttacccctcacatttcagatagagccctaatatccagaatatacaaagaactcaaaaaattaaacaataagataacaaataacccaatcaacaaatgggccaaggacctgaacagacacttctcagaggaggacatacaatcaatcaacaagtacatgaaaaaatgctcaccatctctagcagtcagagaaatgcaaatcaaaaccaccctaagataccatctcactccagtaagattggcagccattatgaagtcaaacaacaataagtgctggcgaggatgtggggaaaagggtacacttgtacactgctgatgggactgcaaattggtgaggccaatttggaaagcagtatggagattcctgggaaagcggggaatggatccaccatttgacccagctatcgccctcctcggactattccctgaggatcttaaaagagcgtactatagggatactgctacatcaatgatcatagcagcataattcacaatagctagactgtggaaccaacctagatgcccttcaatagatgaatggataaaaaaatgtggcatttatacacaatggagtattacgcagcactaaaaaatgacaaaatcatggaatttgcagggaaatggatggcattagagcatattatgctaagagaaggtagccaatccttaaaaaacaaatgccaaatgtcttccttgatataaagagagcaactaagaacagaacagggaggaagagcatgaggaaaagattaacattaaacagagacgagtggggggagagaaagggagagagaagggaaatcgtatggaaatggtaggagaccctcaatgttacacaaaattacatataagaggttgtgaggggaaagcgggggggaaacaagggagagaattgaacaacagcagatgaggtagagagggaagatgggaggggagtggaggggggatagtaggggataggaaaggtagcagaatacaacagtcactaatatgccattttgtaaaaatgtgaatgtgtaaccaatgtgattctgcaatttgtatttggggtaaaaatgggagttcataacccacttgagtcaaatgtatgaaagatgatatgtcatgagctttgtaatgttttgaacaaccaataaaaaaaataataataaataaataagtttatctGGATAGTCCCAGAGTCCTCACAAGAACCCTTAAATGTGGAAGaagagtcaggcatggtggtgcacacctccaatcccagcagctcaggaggctaagacaggaggatctgaagATCAAAGCCAGACTCATgtggtcttaagcaacttagaaggactctgactcaaaaatataggaaatttttaaaaggctgggagtATGagtcattggttaagcaccccagggttcaattcccggtaccaaaaaataaaaaggcagagtggagaaggaaggaaaagagcagGTATGAGGGAGGCAAGAGAgactccccctccctttctaGTTGAGGCAGAGGAGGGGACCACAAGTCCAGGGAGGCTGGCAGCTCTGGAGAGTAGGAAAGGCAGGAAAGGATCCCCTCTAGATCCTGTAGAACAAAATGCAGCCCTGCCCACACTTGGGTTTTAGCCCAGTGACAACCATGTCTGACCTTGACCTGCAGCATATTGTGGATacacatttgtgttgttttaaaccacgATTATGCATTGTTAAAACAGCAAAGGAAAACTAATACACAAAAGCAGTAAGTTTAGTCTTacaaagaggaggaaatgttACTGAGAAAATGGCCAAATTTCCATTTTGTCTCCCAAAACACAGATGTGATCTTTCTCCCTGGTATAAAACCTCAGCTCTACTGTTTGTGATGAATATCTGACGTGTTGGTGCCTGAGGAGAATCCTGCAGCATGTGGTCTCAGAGACTCCTAGACTCAAAGAAGGAGGGCGGCCCTGGGACTAGGTGAGGGTGTCACTTACCATAAACAGTGAGGTGGAAAACTGCTTTAATTTCTCTTCCCGTCTGAAACATGATCAGGGCCCAGTACTGCCCACTGTCCTGTGAGGTCAAATTGTTAATCCTCAGGGATGACATACTGGGCACCTGGACCCTCTGCTTGTACTTGTCCTGGAGACTGAACCACAGTGGATCTTCCTTCCCATTCTGGAGTCTCAGCATGAATGTGGAGTTTGAATCAGAGGCGAAGCCCCAGGAGATCTCCTGTATCTTGGGATCCTCTGGCTCCTGGATCACTTGCAACAAGACCGAACTTCCCCGGATCACCTTCAGATAAGTGTGGGTTCTAAAACCTTTAATCCCAGATCCATGAGCTCCAGAACTCTTGGCTAAAGTGCTGCAGGCACCTAGGGCATTGGGAAAGAGAACATGGACATTTCCTCAAGGAGAACAAGTGAAACAGACATTTTCTTCTTAACCAATCCATCCAGCACCTTCCTTGACCCAGGGAGGCAGCCTTGTCCAGTGAATTGGAACCAATTCTGGGTCAAGTTCTGGTTCTGATGAAGTTATTTCTGGGTGGGTTACTTCACTGGACTAACCTTCATTTCCTTATCTGTCTTGACATGGTGACATGAACTAAATGACACTGTGAATTGAAAGCACCTAGCTCACTGTCTGGCACATGCTGAGTGTGTAAGTGTAGGAGGTGGCTCCTAAAATGTCACCCAAGGATCTCTCTCTGGTGTTCACACCTATGTGTCATCCTCTCCCGCAAAGAGTGTGCACCTAGCAAAAATGATGGGATGTCACTTAATACAACCATTTTCCACCAGAGCACGGGTTCCTCCTGGCTCACTCCTGCTCCCTGTCCTCGGCCTCTCTCCTGCTCACTCTGATGAGGCCAGCTGCCATACTGACAGCTGCCCCGTGGAGACGCCCACGTGGCAAGGTCCTGAGGGCAGCCCCTGGCCAATGGCTAGTGAGGAACTGAGCTTCCAGGCAGGCGCCACAGGGAACTGCATCCTGTCCACAGTCCCACTGTGATGAGCTCCAAGCAGAAGCTTCCCAGTGGAACCTCGAGATGATGGCACCCCAGAAAACACCTTGATCTGTTTCTGCAAGACCCTGGgattaaaagattaaaacattCCTGAAGgtgcttccccttccccttcttctaGAAAGTGAGTCACTCAAGATAGTATTGGTCGTGCTGTGGAATCAGTTATAAATCTCTGGGACTTAGGACAGGGAAATTCACGTCTCATTCGTAGGACATTAAGAGACAATGAGGGCGGGGTTACGCATGAGTGTGGGTCCACCACCTTAAAGCTGAGCCTGAGGAGTCCACCGCATCCTCTCAGCCTCCTAAGGTCCCACACAGGGAAGGGGGACAGAGAGTCACACCTGTTTTTTCCCTGCAGCAGCTCAAGGGTGACCAATGTATTTCACGTTTTGAGACCAGATGATGATGAAAATGTGGAGGAGCAAGTGGAACAGTTGGTGAACACACGTTCGAGCCACCAAGAAAGAACTTTCTTGAGCAGCCCCTGGAGTCCCCGTCAGTATTCCTTAGTGGCTGTCCCCTGCACGGCCCTGGACAGTAGGCCTCCTTGAGCCCTTCCTCTCCCATCAGGCACAGCCCCAGGGAACCTGGGgaccctctcttcttcctggagACCAGGTAGGATTTAACCACCAGGGGAAAGTGCAACCCAACCATCTTGTCCTTGAGGATGGACAGTTCCGGCTTTCAGAAGCCCAGGCTCCACTGGGGTGTGCCACATACAGTACACAACCCAAATTTGCAGATTTCTCCTTGTGTCACGTCTCTCACTTGTGAGTATCTATAACATGCCCCAGTGTACAAACGCCACATTTCCTTTTTCCAAGGAATCATCCATTCATGGGCACTTGGGCTGCTTCCACATCTTAGCTGTTGGGAACAGCGTCTCAGTGAACACGCCAGCTTCAATGTTTTGCCCAGAAGTGGGGAGCTGGATAATATAGgagttttggttttagttttggaGGACCTTCCATTTCTTCAAAATAGCgacactaatttacattcccaccaacagagtCTGAGGGTTCATTTTCTGCCTATCTTTCCCAGTGCTTATGAACATCCATCATCCTAATAACAGCCAAGCTAACAATGTGACTGATATCTCCTTgtttaaaattctcatttccctgatgatcagAGATGTTGGCTATTCATTTTTTATAGATCCGTTGGctattcatttctcttctttgagAAGGATCTGTTCAAAACTTTAAATCAAGTTACCTGTTTCCTTCTATCGAGTTACTTAGTTCTTTACACATTAGGGCTATTGGCCCCATATCAGACATGTGCTTTGCAGATATTCTCTCCCAAGACATgggctgtctcttcactctgtggtttcccttgctgtgcagaagctttttaatttgatgcaattCGGCCAATTTTTGCTTTTGGTGTCTGTGCTTTGGGAATCCTATTCAAGACATTACCACCCAAGCTCATGGAACTTTTCCTTTATGCTTTCTTCTAGAGGTGTTAGAGTTGCAAACCTTATGATTAagtattttatccattttgagttgttttttttctctttttaaatttttttattctgatatatatatatatatatatatatatatatatatatatatatatatatgacagcagaatgcaattcaatttatattacacatatagagcacaatttttcatctctggttgtacacaaagtagagtcacccCATTCGCATCTTCATccatgttcttagggtaatgatgtccatctcattccaccatctttcctacccccatgtcccctcccttcccctccctcccctttgccctgtctaaagttcctctattcctcccgtCTTCCCATATGCATTTACTGAAGACACTGTCCTTTCCCCGATGTATATTCTTAGCACATTTGTCAAACATCACATCAACTGACTGTAAACACTGGGTTTATTTatggaatttcttctttttccattggtcaatgtgtctgtttttgtgccaataccctGCTGTTTCGATTTCAATAACATTGTATTTTCAAATCAGGGGGTGAgattcagttttattctttttgcttttgctatttg
This sequence is a window from Marmota flaviventris isolate mMarFla1 chromosome 10, mMarFla1.hap1, whole genome shotgun sequence. Protein-coding genes within it:
- the LOC114081927 gene encoding CD48 antigen-like isoform X5, which produces MVGLHFPLVVKSYLVSRKKRGSPGSLGLCLMGEEGLKEAYCPGPCRGQPLRNTDGDSRGCSRKFFLGGSNVCSPTVPLAPPHFHHHLVSKREIHWSPLSCCREKTGACSTLAKSSGAHGSGIKGFRTHTYLKVIRGSSVLLQVIQEPEDPKIQEISWGFASDSNSTFMLRLQNGKEDPLWFSLQDKYKQRVQVPSMSSLRINNLTSQDSGQYWALIMFQTGREIKAVFHLTVYDPVPLAQIWTTSASITPSWCNVTLECGAREAVEVLNVTWEVQGPPSELEQRGAPGPPNPWTLALSLPPSQPNVSLTCVLSNPVDQKNATLELLDLCSPAPTAGHTRGAIGAFLAGFFILGVGGFLFLWHLREKEKKKKKKNKMEMEMERGY
- the LOC114081927 gene encoding uncharacterized protein isoform X3 translates to MVGLHFPLVVKSYLVSRKKRGSPGSLGLCLMGEEGLKEAYCPGPCRGQPLRNTDGDSRGCSRKFFLGGSNVCSPTVPLAPPHFHHHLVSKREIHWSPLSCCREKTGACSTLAKSSGAHGSGIKGFRTHTYLKVIRGSSVLLQVIQEPEDPKIQEISWGFASDSNSTFMLRLQNGKEDPLWFSLQDKYKQRVQVPSMSSLRINNLTSQDSGQYWALIMFQTGREIKAVFHLTVYDPVPLAQIWTTSASITPSWCNVTLECGAREAVEVLNVTWEVQGPPSELEQRGAPGPPNPWTLALSLPPSQPNVSLTCVLSNPVDQKNATLELLDLCSPAPTAGHTRGAIGAFLAGFFILGVGGFLFLWHLREKEKKKKKKNKMEMEMERGLEVSLAQNQAPVCQDSDAGLPEDPRAKDDAVYAQLAAQDSLKGKWKVKTDIDEKHLEGKGPCTSVYSVVQRPGQALKMTY